AGCGACCGCTCGGCCAGGGCCGCCCACGCCTCGCTGAAGTCGGGATGCTCGGCGGCCACGTCGGCCGGGTCGGTGCCCGCGTCCATCGCGGCCTGGGCGTCCACCCGGTCGGGCAGCCGGGTGGGGTCAGGTTCCAGCAGGTTCGTCATGGTGCCCAGTATCGGCGGTTCACACGAACAGGCTCGCGAGGACCCCGCTGCCGAGGAGGACGAGGGCGGCGATCAGAACCGCGGCGACGAAGCGTTTCGGCATCACGGGCCGACACGATGCCCGGCGGCCGCCGCCGGCGCAAGCGGGTCACGCCTCAGGGTGAACCCTGATTTTCGCTCGTCCCGCTCCACCGGCGCGGACGACCATGGATGATGTTCGCATGACGAAGGCGCTCGAGGGGGCCGCCGAGGGTCTTGCCGTGCCGCGCGGACCCATCGGCAAGACGAAGCTGTTTTTCGCGACCCACTGGGAGCGGGGCGCGGCGGGACGGCCCACGCCGGAGTGGGTGCTGCGGTTCGCGTACGGGATGTGGCTGGTCGCGTTCGCCTTCAAGGTGCTCGGCTCGTCGTGGGACATGTCGTGGCACTTCAAGTTCATCCGCGACGACTTCGCGCCGCCGCACCTGATCAACACCGTGGGCACCGGCATCGTCATCGTCCTCGTCGCGATCCACAGCTACACCGGCCTCGGCTGCGACCGCCGCTCGCTGCGGCTGATGCAGGCCGGGCTGGTGATGTTCCTGATCGCGGCGCCGCTGGACGTCATCAACCACCGAATCAGCGGGCTCGACCTGACCGCGTGGAGCCCCACGCACATGCTGCTCTACATCGGCACCGGCGTGATGCTCGCCGGTGTCCTGGACGGCTGGATGAAGTCCGCACCGCCGGGCCGGTTCCGCACGCTGGTGCTGACCGGGCTGTGGGTGTTCTTCCTGGAGAACACGTTCTTCCCCAACGGCCAGCAGGAGTACGGCATCCTCAGCCTGCGGGCGTGGGAGCGCGGCGCCCCGGAGGCCGAGCCGTCGCTGCTGAGCTTCGCCGCCCAGCAGATCGGCCACCCGGTGGACCGGGCCGCGGTGCTGCACTTCGCGATGCCCATCGCCGACTGGGTCTACCCGTTGTGGGGCGTGGGGGTGTCGGCGCTGGTCCTGGCGATCGCCCGGCACACGATCGGCCGGGCGTGGGCGGCGACCGCGGTGGCCGCCGTGTACGTGGCCTACCGCGCGATCATCTGGCCCCTGCTCGTGGCCGGCACGTTCCCGGCCTCGGCGATCCCGTTCTACCTGATCGCCGTGGGGTTCGCGGTGGATGTGGCGTTCCGCGCCGGCCGGGGGCACCGCGTGCTGACCCCGCTGGCCGGCGGGCTGCTGGTGGCCGCGTTCGGGTACGGCGCGCTGTGGCTCCAGTCGCAGCTGCGGCCGTGGCTGCTGGGCGACGCGCACACCGAGTCCGCGCCGCCGTTCGCCTACTGGCCCGCGCTGGCGGTCCTGGTGGGGCTGCCGCTCCTGTGGTGGGCCCTCACGCGGCTGGTGAGGACCCACCGGGAGGTACCGGTCAGCTGATCTTCTGGCCCGCCGACTTGAGGTGCTCGGCGGCCTCGACGATCCGCTTGGCCATCGCCTGCTCGGCCTGCTTGAGGTAGCTGCGCGGGTCGTAGGTCTTCTTGTTGCCGACCTCGCCGTCGATCTTCAGGACGCCGTCGTAGTTCTTGAAGAAGTGGTCGGCGATCGGGCGCGAGAAGGCGTACTGGGTGTCGGTGTCGATGTTCATCTTCACCACGCCGTAGGACACCGCCTCGTGGATCTCCTCGAGCAGCGAGCCGGATCCGCCGTGGAAGACCAGCTCGAACGGCTTGCTGCCCTCGGCCAGGCCCAGCTTCTCCGCGGCCACCTGCTGCCCGCGCTTGAGCACGTCCGGGCGCAGCTTCACGGCGCCCGGCTTGTAGGCGCCGTGCACGTTGCCGAAGGTCGCGGCGAGCAGGTAGCGGCCCTTCTCACCGGTGCCCAGCGCGTCGACGGTCTTCACGAAGTCGCCCTCGGCGGTGTACAGCTTCTCGTTGATCTCGTTCGAGACGCCGTCCTCCTCACCGCCGACCACGCCGATCTCGACCTCGAGGATGATCTTCGCCGCGGCCGCCTTGGCGAGCAGTTCGGCCGCGATCTCCAGGTTCTCGTCCAGGTCGATCGCCGAGCCGTCCCACATGTGCGACTGGAACAGCGGGTTCTGGCCCTTGTTGACGCGCTCCTGGGACAGCGCGATCAGCGGGCGGACGAAGCCGTCCAGCTTGTCCTTCGGGCAGTGGTCGGTGTGCAGGGCGACGTTGACCGGGTACTTCTCGGCGACGACGTGCGCGAACTCGGCGAGCGCGGTCGCGCCGGTCACCATGTCCTTGACCCGGGTGCCGGAGGCGAATTCGGCGCCACCGGTCGAGATCTGGATGATCCCGTCGCTCTCCGCGTCGGCGAACCCGCGCAGGGCGGCGTTGAGGGTCTCCGACGAGGTCACGTTGATCGCCGGGTACGCGAACTCGCCCGCCTTGGCCCGGTCCAGCATCTCCGCGTAGACCTCGGGGGTGGCGATGGGCATCGTGGGTCCTCCTAGCTGTGGTTCGCCTTCCTTGCCCGAATCGTACGAGGTCGGCGGTGGGAGGACAGTGTGCTGGCTCTCTGCGGCGCAGGTCAGGAACGATCAAGTGACCAAAGCCGCTCCGCCCCGGGCGGAGCGGCTTCGCGTGGTCAGGACAGCAGGGCCTCGCTGACGGCCCGGTAGGCGGGCAGCGGGTCGTCGCCGAGGGCCTGGACGCACACGTGGTCGGCCCCGGCGTCGAGGTGGGCCTGGATGCCGCGCGCGATCGAGTCGATGTCGCCGTGCAGGGCGAGCGCGTCGATCAGCGCGTCGCTGCCGCCGTCGTCCAGGTCGGCCTCGGTGAAGCCGTGGCGGAGCAGGTTGGTGCGGTAGTTGACCAGGCCGAGGTACGGGTGCTGGACGGCGGGGCGCCCGATGGCACGGGCCGCGCCGGGGTCGGTCTCCAGCACGATCTTCTGCTCGGGAGCCAGCAGCACGCCCTCGCCGAGGATCTCCCTGGCCTCCCTGGTGTGGGCGGGCGTGGTCAGGTACGGGTGGGCGCCCGCGGTCCGCTCGGCGGAGAGCTTCAGCACCTTCGGGCCCAGGGCGGCGAGCGCGCGGGCGGCGACCGGCACGCCCGCTTCGTCGAGGCCGTCGAGGTAGTCGACGATCTTGTCGTAGGGCTTCTGGTACTCCTGGGTCGCCTCCGGGTGGCCGATGCCGACGCCGAGGAGGAACCGGCCCGGGTGCCGGGCCTCGATGCGGTGGAAGGACGCGCCGACCGTGGCCGCGTCGTCCTTCCACATGTTGACGATGCCGGTGGCGATCGTGATGCGCTCGGTGGCGTCGAGCAGCTCGTCGACGATGTCCAGCCGCCCGTCGGGGGAGCCGCCGATCCAGATCGCGCCGTAGCCGAGTCGTTCGACCTCGCGTGCCAGGTCCGCGTCCAGCTGGTGCCAGTGCCGCCAGATACCGATCTTGCCGAGTTCAAGGGCCATGCCGGTGCCAACTCCGGCGGGGGTGCGTGGAATTCCTCTACCTTGGGGTCATGGCGAAAATCGGTGACCTAGAGGTGTATCCGCTCAACCTGGGTGGCAACGTCTTCGGCTGGACCGCCGACGAGCAGCAGTCCTTCGCGGTGCTCGACGCGTATGCGGCCGCGGGCGGGAACTTCATCGACACCGCGGACGTGTACATGGCGCGCGTTCCGGGCAACTCGGGCGGTGAGTCGGAGACGATCATCGGCAACTGGCTGGCGCGTCGTGGCCGCCGGGACGACATGGTGATCGCGACGAAGGTGGGCGCCTGGCCGGCGCGGCCGGGGGTGAGCGCGAAGAACATCCGCGAGGCGGTGGAGGACTCGCTGCGCCGGCTGCGCACCGACCACATCGACTTGTACTACGCGCACAAGGATGTCGGGGACGTGCCGCTGGCGGAGACGCTGGAAGCGTTCGACTCGCTGGTGCGTGCGGGCAAGGTGCGGTACCTGGGGGCGTCGAACTACAGCGCGGACCGGCTGGCCGAGGCGCTGTCCATTTCGGACCGGGAGGGGTTCGCCCGGTACGTCGCGGTGCAGCCGCAGTACAACCTGGTGGAGCGCGGGTACGAACAGGAGCTGGCCCCGCTCGTGGCGAAGGAGGGGTTGTCGTCGCTGCCGTACTACGGGCTGGCGCGGGGGTTCCTGACCGGGAAGTACCGGTCGCGCGAGGCGGGCGGCAGCCCGCGGGCCGAGGGCGCGCTGGCGTACCTGGACCACCGGGGCGAGCGGGTCCTGGCGGCCCTGGACGACATTGCGGCCGCCCACGGGACCACACCGGCCGCGGTGGCGCTGGCCTGGCTGGCTGCCCAGCCGACGGTCACCGCGCCCATCGCCAGCGCCCGGAACGTGGACCAGCTGACCGACCTGCTGGCTTCCGTGGCACTGCGGTTGAGCGACGCGGAGCTCGCGGCCCTGGACGACGCGTCGCGGTAGGCGCCGGGCGCGCTCGCCGCCGGGCCGGGCGGGAACCGGCGGCCCCGGCCGCCGTTCACCGGGCCACCTCCACTTCCAGTCCCAGCACCCGCACCGTGCGCCGGCGCCGCAGCCAGCCGCGTCCGGGCGGAGCGTCCGGCAGCTCGTCGAGGAACGCCTTGCGCTGCCCTGGTGTCGCCGAGCGCCAGCGCAGGGACAGCGTCGGGCGGACCGGGGCGATGAAGGGCCGTACGCCCTCGTGCGCCTGGTCGAGCCGTTCGTGGTAATCGGGATCGGGGCGGTAGGCGAGGTCGAGGTCGATCAGCGGGTCGGGGCCGCCCGCGTGGTGCTGGCACCGCGCGAGCATCCGGGCGAGCTCGTCCAGCGCGATCCGCACGGTCCAGGGCATCTGGTCCCGCCAGCGGCCGGGAAGCGGTGCGTGCACCGGCGCCGCGGGACCGTCCTCCGCGAGCACGATCAGCGCCCGGATCCGGGTGCCCGCGAGCTCGACGAGAACCTGCTGTTCCTGCGGGTGGACGACGAACCGGGCCTCCCGCCCGGCCAGGACCGACCCCGAGCGTTGCGCCACCCACTCCTGCGCCTCACCGGGCGAGACGAACGTGAACACCAGCTCGTCGCCGGCGAGGGTCATCGCGACCGGGAACAGGGAACCGAGGTCGTGCATGAACTCCGAGCCGACGACGAGTGCGGCCTTCGAGCCGCCTGTGGTCATCGCCCACTCCTCTTGTGCGAGCGCGGCCTACACCTGCAGGTCGGCTTCGATGCGCTTGAGGTAGTGCCGGGCCAGCGCCAGGTTCGCCCGCTCCCGGTCCAGCACCAGGTACAGGAACATGGACGCGCGGGAGCCGGGCGTGTCGAGCAGCCGGATCAGGTGGTACTGGCGGTGCAGCGTGATCAGGATGTCCTCGATCGAGTCGTTGAGCCCCAGCGACGACATCACGCGCAACTTCGACCGCACGACCTCGGTGTTGCCGGCCGCGGCGATCTCCAGGTCGAACCAGTCGTCGCCACCGGCGGTGCCGAGCGACATCCCGCTCTCGTAGTCGACCAGGGCGACGCCGAGAGCGCCGGTGATGCTCATGGCTTCCTTGAGCGCGGTGTCGATGTTCATCATGATCAGTTCCTCCTGTAGCGGGTTTCCGTGCCGGCTAGGCGGTCAGGATCGCGGCGATCCGGTCGATGACGGGCCGGGTCTCGAACAGCAGGCGCCCGACGTTCAGCCCCTTGTCCCCCAGCACCACCATCAGCGCGATCCGGCCGATGGCGTAGACGGCCATGTAGCCGTCGCTGCTGAACACGACGGTCTGGTTCAACGTGCCCTGGCCCGCCAGCTCGGACGCCTGGCGGGCGATGCCCAGGTCGGCGGCGGCGAGCGCGGAGATCTTGGCGGGGTCGATGGTCTCGGCCACGTCGGCGAAGATGCAGATCCCGTCGACCGCCGCCACCACCGTGTCCGTCACCCCGGCGACACTTTCGCGGAGGCCGCGCAATTCGGCGGCGAGTGCGTCGAAGTCCACCACTTGTCCGTCTTTCTCCGTCAGCGGGCGCAAAGTCTCAGGAACGCGACTTTGCGTTCACCGGACGTCAGAAAAATGGCATAAAAATGGGCGACAGCCGAGTGGAATGTCATTCACCCGTTCGAGTGGCGCCTGATCAAGGAGACTACCTCAACTGCACTGAGAGCGCGGGAAGGTGGTCGTGTCTAACCCTGTACAACACGAACGGGTGAAATTGATCGCATCCGGTAACGGCTGGCCGTAGTGGTGGTCGTGTGACAATTTCCGCGCCGGCGGGCCACTGGTTTCCGCTTTTCGGTCGCCGACGTGACGTGGCACGACGGTGATACTCATTCCGAAAAGGACGGACGCGGGAGGGGATCGGTGTGCCGCGGGCACGCCGGGCGGCGATCGCCGGGCGGGAAACCGCGCCCACGGTGAGGACCAACGCGGATTCGTCCGTTCGGCCCAGTCGACACCGCCGTGTGAGATGCGCTACCCCGGCGCGGGCGTGTCGTGGCACGAGCTGGTTCCACTGACGCCGAACGGCAGTGGACTGGCAAGCTCACTCGCATGCGCGCGAGCAGACTGGTCTCAGCCCTGTTGCTGCTCCAGACCCGGGGGCGGATGACCGCGCGGCAGCTGGCCGACGAACTGGACGTCTCCGTCCGGACGATCTACCGGGACATGGACGCGCTGTCCGCGGCCGGCATCCCCCTCTACGCCGACGCCGGTCACGACGGCGGCTACCAGCTGCTCGACGGCTACCGCACCCGGCTCACCGGGCTGACCACCGACGAGGCCGAGGCGCTGTTCCTGTCCGGGTTGCCCGGGGCCGCCGCGGATCTCGGGCTGGGTGCCGTGCTGGCCACCGCCCAGCTCAAGCTGATGGCCGCGCTGCCGGAGGAGCTGCGCGACCGCGCAGGCCAGCTCCAGCAGCGCTTCCACCTGGACACCTCGGGCTGGTACGCCGACCCGGAGCCCACCCCGCACCTGGCGGCGGTGGTGCAGGCCACCTGGAACCAGCTCCGGGTCCGGGTGAAGTACCGCAGGTGGGCCGCCCCGCACGAAGTGACCAGGGTCGTCGAGCCCTACGGCGTGGTGCTCAAGGCGGGACGGTGGTACCTGGTGGGGGGCAGTTCCGGGTCCGTCCGGACCTACCGGGTCTCG
The sequence above is a segment of the Amycolatopsis viridis genome. Coding sequences within it:
- a CDS encoding LLM class F420-dependent oxidoreductase; translated protein: MALELGKIGIWRHWHQLDADLAREVERLGYGAIWIGGSPDGRLDIVDELLDATERITIATGIVNMWKDDAATVGASFHRIEARHPGRFLLGVGIGHPEATQEYQKPYDKIVDYLDGLDEAGVPVAARALAALGPKVLKLSAERTAGAHPYLTTPAHTREAREILGEGVLLAPEQKIVLETDPGAARAIGRPAVQHPYLGLVNYRTNLLRHGFTEADLDDGGSDALIDALALHGDIDSIARGIQAHLDAGADHVCVQALGDDPLPAYRAVSEALLS
- a CDS encoding helix-turn-helix transcriptional regulator; the protein is MRASRLVSALLLLQTRGRMTARQLADELDVSVRTIYRDMDALSAAGIPLYADAGHDGGYQLLDGYRTRLTGLTTDEAEALFLSGLPGAAADLGLGAVLATAQLKLMAALPEELRDRAGQLQQRFHLDTSGWYADPEPTPHLAAVVQATWNQLRVRVKYRRWAAPHEVTRVVEPYGVVLKAGRWYLVGGSSGSVRTYRVSQILRVQPLAERFPRPPGFDLGRHWDSYLEEFDARRYVGEATVRMTTSVFDRLTHLLEPDLARAARERAQPDTAGWIRTVIPIESTDHTAGLLLRLGAEAEVLAPDSLRQRLATTAAALAELYGRPAPPA
- a CDS encoding aldo/keto reductase; amino-acid sequence: MAKIGDLEVYPLNLGGNVFGWTADEQQSFAVLDAYAAAGGNFIDTADVYMARVPGNSGGESETIIGNWLARRGRRDDMVIATKVGAWPARPGVSAKNIREAVEDSLRRLRTDHIDLYYAHKDVGDVPLAETLEAFDSLVRAGKVRYLGASNYSADRLAEALSISDREGFARYVAVQPQYNLVERGYEQELAPLVAKEGLSSLPYYGLARGFLTGKYRSREAGGSPRAEGALAYLDHRGERVLAALDDIAAAHGTTPAAVALAWLAAQPTVTAPIASARNVDQLTDLLASVALRLSDAELAALDDASR
- the fbaA gene encoding class II fructose-bisphosphate aldolase translates to MPIATPEVYAEMLDRAKAGEFAYPAINVTSSETLNAALRGFADAESDGIIQISTGGAEFASGTRVKDMVTGATALAEFAHVVAEKYPVNVALHTDHCPKDKLDGFVRPLIALSQERVNKGQNPLFQSHMWDGSAIDLDENLEIAAELLAKAAAAKIILEVEIGVVGGEEDGVSNEINEKLYTAEGDFVKTVDALGTGEKGRYLLAATFGNVHGAYKPGAVKLRPDVLKRGQQVAAEKLGLAEGSKPFELVFHGGSGSLLEEIHEAVSYGVVKMNIDTDTQYAFSRPIADHFFKNYDGVLKIDGEVGNKKTYDPRSYLKQAEQAMAKRIVEAAEHLKSAGQKIS
- a CDS encoding roadblock/LC7 domain-containing protein, translated to MDFDALAAELRGLRESVAGVTDTVVAAVDGICIFADVAETIDPAKISALAAADLGIARQASELAGQGTLNQTVVFSSDGYMAVYAIGRIALMVVLGDKGLNVGRLLFETRPVIDRIAAILTA